One region of Salvelinus namaycush isolate Seneca chromosome 3, SaNama_1.0, whole genome shotgun sequence genomic DNA includes:
- the LOC120044489 gene encoding interferon a3-like, with amino-acid sequence MGSISFWMCLVMTICTWNKTIGCTWMKTLPRSPSMFQVFSNNTITMLQKMGHEVSREPQITFPDKQYRQVNKFKVDEQMTFISHTLNAIKKLYSSGKYESTAWDQKGVDKFMNDLYRQTSELDQCVKAMKTRQSKSVKRVNKKMSLHFKFLKNYLKREDYSASGWEDIRTVVLAHLQRLDTTLSSQ; translated from the exons ATGGGTTCAATCAGCTTTTGGATGTGCTTGGTCATGACGATTTGCACCTGGAATAAAACCATCGGATGCACGTGGATGAAGACACTTCCTCGGTCTCCGAGCATGTTCCAAGTGTTCAGCAACAACACCATAACGATGCTTCAGAAAATG GGTCATGAAGTCTCTCGAGAACCTCAGATCACTTTCCCTGACAAACAATACAGACAAGTCAACAAATTCAAG GTTGACGAACAGATGACATTCATTTCGCATACTCTGAACGCTATAAAGAAATTGTACAGCAGTGGTAAATATGAGTCCACCGCCTGGGACCAGAAAGGAGTTGACAAGTTTATGAATGACCTCTATCGCCAGACCTCGGAGCTGGACCAATGC GTAAAGGCTATGAAAACTAGACAATCAAAATCTGTCAAAAGAGTGAACAAAAAGATGAGCCTTCACTTCAAGTTCCTGAAGAATTACTTGAAACGCGAG GATTACAGCGCAAGCGGCTGGGAAGACATAAGGACAGTGGTGCTGGCACACCTACAAAGACTAGACACAACATTAAGTAGCCAATGA
- the LOC120044490 gene encoding interferon a3-like isoform X1, whose amino-acid sequence MYTMQSWTCICLIICSMQSVCHCCDWIRHHYGHLSAEYLSLLDQMGGDITKQDAPVFFPTSLYRHIDDAEFEDKVRFLKETIYQITKLFDGNMKSVTWDKKNLDDFLNILERQLENLNSCVSPAMKPERRLKRYFKKLNKKVLRKMNYSAQAWELIRKETKRHLQRLDILAAQMY is encoded by the exons ATGTATACAATGCAGAGTTGGACGTGTATTTGTCTTATTATTTGCAGTATGCAGAGCGTGTGTCATTGCTGTGACTGGATACGACACCACTACGGCCACTTGAGCGCAGAATACCTTTCACTGCTGGACCAGATG GGAGGAGATATCACAAAGCAGGATGCCCCAGTCTTTTTCCCAACATCACTTTACAGACACATAGATGATGCTGAG TTTGAGGACAAAGTCAGATTCCTGAAAGAGACCATCTATCAAATCACAAAACTGTTTGATGGGAATATGAAATCTGTCACATGGGACAAGAAAAACCTGGACGATTTCCTCAACATTCTAGAACGCCAATTGGAGAACCTTAATTCCTGT GTATCACCTGCCATGAAACCTGAGAGGAGACTAAAACGGTACTTCAAGAAGTTGAATAAGAAGGTTCTGAGAAAAATG AACTACAGTGCACAGGCGTGGGAGCTCATCAGGAAAGAGACTAAACGTCATCTGCAAAGATTGGATATCCTTGCGGCACAGATGTACTGA
- the LOC120044490 gene encoding interferon a3-like isoform X2: MQSVCHCCDWIRHHYGHLSAEYLSLLDQMGGDITKQDAPVFFPTSLYRHIDDAEFEDKVRFLKETIYQITKLFDGNMKSVTWDKKNLDDFLNILERQLENLNSCVSPAMKPERRLKRYFKKLNKKVLRKMNYSAQAWELIRKETKRHLQRLDILAAQMY, from the exons ATGCAGAGCGTGTGTCATTGCTGTGACTGGATACGACACCACTACGGCCACTTGAGCGCAGAATACCTTTCACTGCTGGACCAGATG GGAGGAGATATCACAAAGCAGGATGCCCCAGTCTTTTTCCCAACATCACTTTACAGACACATAGATGATGCTGAG TTTGAGGACAAAGTCAGATTCCTGAAAGAGACCATCTATCAAATCACAAAACTGTTTGATGGGAATATGAAATCTGTCACATGGGACAAGAAAAACCTGGACGATTTCCTCAACATTCTAGAACGCCAATTGGAGAACCTTAATTCCTGT GTATCACCTGCCATGAAACCTGAGAGGAGACTAAAACGGTACTTCAAGAAGTTGAATAAGAAGGTTCTGAGAAAAATG AACTACAGTGCACAGGCGTGGGAGCTCATCAGGAAAGAGACTAAACGTCATCTGCAAAGATTGGATATCCTTGCGGCACAGATGTACTGA
- the LOC120044491 gene encoding interferon a3-like, with the protein MGSISFWMCLVMTICTWNKTIGCTWMKTLPRSPSMFQVFSNNTITMLQKMGHEVSREPQITFPDKQYRQVNNFRADEQMAFISHTLNAIKKLYSSGKYESTAWDQKGVDKFMNDLYRQTSELDQCVKAMKTRQSKSVKRVNKKMSLHFKFLKNYLKREDYSASGWEDIRTVVLAHLQRLDTTLSSQ; encoded by the exons ATGGGTTCAATCAGCTTTTGGATGTGCTTGGTCATGACGATTTGCACCTGGAATAAAACCATCGGATGCACGTGGATGAAGACACTTCCTCGGTCTCCGAGCATGTTCCAAGTGTTCAGCAACAACACCATAACGATGCTTCAGAAAATG GGTCATGAAGTCTCTCGAGAACCTCAGATCACTTTCCCTGACAAACAATACAGACAAGTCAATAATTTCAGG GCTGACGAACAGATGGCCTTCATTTCGCATACTCTGAACGCTATAAAGAAATTGTACAGCAGTGGTAAATATGAGTCCACCGCCTGGGACCAGAAAGGAGTTGACAAGTTTATGAATGACCTCTATCGCCAGACCTCGGAGCTGGACCAATGC GTAAAGGCTATGAAAACTAGACAATCAAAATCTGTCAAAAGAGTGAACAAAAAGATGAGCCTTCACTTCAAGTTCCTGAAGAATTACTTGAAACGCGAG GATTACAGCGCAAGCGGCTGGGAAGACATAAGGACAGTGGTGCTGGCACACCTACAAAGACTAGACACAACATTAAGTAGCCAATGA
- the LOC120044493 gene encoding interferon a3-like, giving the protein MGSISFWMCLVMTICTWNKTIGCTWMKTLPRSPSMFQVFSNNTITMLQKMGHEVSREPQITFPDKQYRQVNNFKADEQMAFISHTLNAIKKLYSSGKYESTAWDQKGVDKFMNDLYRQTSELDQCVKAMKTRQSKSVKRVNKKMSLHFKFLKNYLKREDYSASGWEDIRTVVLAHLQRLDTTLSSQ; this is encoded by the exons ATGGGTTCAATCAGCTTTTGGATGTGCTTGGTCATGACGATTTGCACCTGGAATAAAACCATCGGATGCACTTGGATGAAGACACTTCCTCGGTCTCCGAGCATGTTCCAAGTGTTCAGCAACAACACCATAACGATGCTTCAGAAAATG GGTCATGAAGTCTCTCGAGAACCTCAGATCACTTTCCCTGACAAACAATACAGACAAGTCAATAATTTCAAG GCTGACGAACAGATGGCCTTCATTTCGCATACTCTGAACGCTATAAAGAAATTGTACAGCAGTGGTAAATATGAGTCCACCGCCTGGGACCAGAAAGGAGTTGACAAGTTTATGAATGACCTCTATCGCCAGACCTCGGAGCTGGACCAATGC GTAAAGGCTATGAAAACTAGACAATCAAAATCTGTCAAAAGAGTGAACAAAAAGATGAGCCTTCACTTCAAGTTCCTGAAGAATTACTTGAAACGCGAG GATTACAGCGCAAGCGGCTGGGAAGACATAAGGACAGTGGTGCTGGCACACCTACAAAGACTAGACACAACATTAAGTAGCCAATGA